A DNA window from Phycisphaerales bacterium contains the following coding sequences:
- the ppk1 gene encoding polyphosphate kinase 1 yields MNANSPDSVHLASEAGQSAAPPAEPRALQPGDLLNRELSWLEFNRRVLHEAMDDRTPLLERVRFLAIFTSNLDEFFMKRVGGLKRQVAAGAVPRTPDGLTPAQQLSAIRQTVIPMLEQQAQTDREIIRPALAERGIGIVKWHDLTGPELRFASQYFRENVFPVLTPLAVDPGHPFPFISNLSTSLGITLRHPESTEHLFARVKIPEVLPSLIRVNPQDNGSGVYRFVTLHELIARNLDDLFPEMVILDIMPFRVTRNADIERDEEDVEDLLESIAQEMRQRRFEKIVRLEHGPDPNPEILDFLIAELELSRSDVYELPGELDYSDLAPIADLPIADLRFRAWTPVTPPAFADESTDIFSVIRNGDQLVHHPYDSFSASVERFVAAAATDRNVLAIKMTLYRTGDDSPFVRRLIQAAELGKQVVCLVELKARFDEERNIQWARTLEKVGVHVVYGVLGLKTHTKTVLVVRREGSGLRSYAHIGTGNYHVGTSRLYTDLGLFTCNPAITEELIDLFHFLTGRSRKRDYHKLLVAPVNMRERFIAMIDREILNCRAGRPCGIVAKMNSLEDLGICAALYRASGEGVPIDLIVRGFCCLRPGVPGLSENIRVMSIVGRLLEHARLFHFRAGCENPAHGEFYFGSADWMYRNLSNRVEAIVPVEEPALREKCWEILRIQLADQRQTWDMASDGTYLQRTPRDAAAELGCHEQFMRLARQRAGDGEQ; encoded by the coding sequence ATGAACGCCAATTCTCCGGATTCGGTGCATCTTGCCAGTGAGGCCGGCCAAAGCGCTGCGCCTCCCGCCGAGCCGCGTGCGCTCCAGCCGGGCGATCTGCTCAACCGCGAACTCTCATGGCTCGAGTTCAATCGTCGCGTGCTGCACGAGGCGATGGATGACCGCACGCCGCTGCTTGAGCGCGTGCGCTTCCTGGCGATCTTCACGAGCAACCTCGACGAGTTTTTCATGAAGCGCGTCGGCGGGCTCAAGCGCCAGGTCGCCGCGGGCGCCGTGCCGCGCACGCCCGACGGCCTGACGCCGGCGCAGCAACTCAGCGCCATCCGGCAGACCGTGATCCCCATGCTGGAGCAGCAGGCGCAGACCGATCGCGAGATCATCCGGCCCGCGCTGGCCGAGCGCGGCATCGGCATCGTCAAGTGGCATGATCTCACCGGGCCGGAACTGCGCTTCGCTTCGCAGTACTTCCGCGAGAACGTGTTCCCCGTGCTCACGCCGCTGGCGGTCGATCCGGGTCATCCGTTCCCGTTCATCTCAAACCTCTCCACGTCGCTGGGCATCACGTTGCGGCACCCCGAGAGCACCGAGCACCTCTTTGCGCGCGTGAAGATTCCCGAAGTTCTGCCGTCGCTCATTCGCGTCAACCCGCAGGACAACGGCAGCGGCGTGTATCGCTTCGTCACGCTGCACGAACTCATCGCGCGCAACCTCGACGATCTCTTCCCGGAGATGGTCATTCTTGACATCATGCCCTTCCGCGTGACGCGCAACGCCGACATCGAGCGCGATGAAGAAGACGTCGAAGACCTGCTCGAATCCATCGCGCAGGAGATGCGCCAGCGGCGCTTCGAGAAGATCGTGCGCCTCGAGCACGGACCGGATCCGAATCCGGAGATTCTCGACTTCCTCATCGCCGAACTCGAACTTTCGCGCAGCGACGTGTACGAGCTGCCCGGCGAACTCGATTACAGCGACCTCGCGCCGATCGCGGACCTGCCCATTGCCGACCTGCGCTTCCGCGCGTGGACCCCGGTGACGCCGCCCGCCTTCGCCGACGAATCGACGGATATCTTCAGCGTCATCCGCAACGGCGATCAACTCGTGCACCACCCGTACGACAGTTTCAGCGCCAGCGTCGAGCGCTTCGTAGCGGCGGCGGCGACGGATCGCAACGTGCTGGCCATCAAGATGACGCTCTATCGCACGGGCGATGACAGCCCGTTCGTGCGGCGGCTCATCCAGGCGGCCGAACTGGGTAAGCAGGTCGTGTGCCTCGTCGAGCTCAAGGCGCGCTTCGACGAAGAGCGGAACATCCAGTGGGCCCGCACGCTCGAAAAGGTCGGCGTCCACGTGGTGTACGGCGTGCTCGGGCTCAAGACGCACACGAAGACGGTGCTGGTGGTTCGTCGCGAAGGAAGCGGACTGCGCTCGTACGCGCACATCGGGACGGGCAACTATCACGTGGGCACTTCGCGGCTCTACACCGACCTCGGGCTGTTCACGTGCAACCCGGCCATCACCGAGGAACTCATCGACCTGTTTCACTTCCTCACCGGCCGGTCGCGCAAGCGCGACTACCACAAGCTGCTCGTGGCGCCGGTGAACATGCGCGAGCGCTTCATCGCAATGATCGATCGCGAGATTCTCAATTGCCGCGCCGGCCGGCCGTGCGGCATCGTGGCGAAGATGAACAGCCTCGAAGACCTGGGCATCTGCGCGGCGCTCTACCGCGCTTCGGGCGAGGGCGTGCCGATCGATCTGATCGTGAGAGGCTTCTGCTGTTTGCGGCCAGGCGTGCCGGGGCTGAGCGAGAACATCCGCGTGATGTCGATTGTCGGACGGCTCCTCGAGCATGCACGCCTGTTTCACTTCCGGGCCGGCTGCGAGAATCCGGCGCACGGCGAGTTCTACTTCGGCAGCGCCGACTGGATGTACCGCAACCTGTCCAACCGCGTCGAGGCGATCGTCCCGGTCGA